Part of the Candidatus Methanoperedens sp. genome is shown below.
TCCCAGCCTGTAAAAAAGCGCTGCAGAGTCAAGAATTATCAAACCGATCTTCTCATTCATGAGCTTTTCGATGTCGGTAATTGCAGAATACTGCTGCTCAAAGCTCACGGGTTCGTATATGATTATCTCTCCGGCGATTTTTTTTGCATCCTCGCCAGCTATCTGTTTGAACCGCTCGGCTGAGAAACCTTCGGTATCTATGAATATGACTTTTTTTCCGCTCCTGACACATTCTACTGCCAGCTGTATGCATATATTGGTTTTTCCCGTACCTGAGCCCCCATATATTTGTGTGACGATTCCGGTTTCAAAGCCGCCGCCCAGCATTTCATCAAGGGGTGCGCATCCGCTTGGGATCAGTTCAGGCTTTTTTATGGTTCTCACTCCATTTTATCAGATAATTTTTCAAAG
Proteins encoded:
- the radB gene encoding DNA repair and recombination protein RadB, producing the protein MRTIKKPELIPSGCAPLDEMLGGGFETGIVTQIYGGSGTGKTNICIQLAVECVRSGKKVIFIDTEGFSAERFKQIAGEDAKKIAGEIIIYEPVSFEQQYSAITDIEKLMNEKIGLIILDSAALFYRLGLTQDDTGEENVTIRRELVNQIGILHGIARKYGVAVVITNQVYKDVTTGELCPVGGNAFEHLSKTIILLDKIGPSKRRATLRKHRSKSEGVSCEFMLTDKGAK